A window of Methylobacterium bullatum genomic DNA:
GAACGATCGCGGGTCGTCGCGTCACTCTTGCCTTTCCGGGACGATCGAGGTCTCGGTCATCCTCGCCTCTCGGCCGGACCGGCAGCGGCAGATCATCGACGGACGGGACCCGGATGCGCTTCATCCTTCGTTTCTTCGGCTTCCTGTTCAGCATCGGGGCGATGTTGTTCGTGCTGCTGTCGGCAGCCGGCGCATATTTCTATTACACCTACAGTCAGGATCTGCCCGATCACGCCGCCCTCGCCAACTATGAGCCGCCGGTGATGAGCCGCGTGCACGCGGCGGATGGCAGCCTGCTCGCAGAATATGCCAACGAGCGCCGGCTCTACCTGCCGATCCAGGCGATGCCGAAGATCGTCGTGGCCGCCTTCCTCTCGGCCGAGGACAAGAACTTCTACAAGCATGGCGGCATCGACCCCGAGGGTGTCGTGCGGGCGATCTTGACCAACGCCAAGAGTGGTAAGAAGCAGGGCGCCTCGACCATCACACAGCAGGTGGCAAAAAACTTCCTGCTCACCAACGAGCAGACCTTCGATCGCAAGATCAAGGAGGCCTTGATCGCTCTGCGGATCGAGTCGGCCTACTCCAAGGACAAGATCCTCGAACTCTACCTCAACGAAATTTTCCTCGGCACCATCGTGCCAGGCCGCAACCTGCACGGGGTCGCCGCCGCTGCGCTCGATTATTTCGGCAAGTCCGTCCACGAGTTGACGATCAACGAAGCGGCCTATCTGGCCGCGCTGCCGAAGGGCCCCAACAACTATCATCCCTATCGCCAGACTCAGAAGGCCCTCGACCGCCGCAACGAGATCATCGGCCTGATGGCCGTGAACGGCTACATCACTAAGGAAGAAGGAGAAGCCGCGCGTAAGATGCCGCTCGGCGTCAACCCGCGCGTCGCCTTCGCCAACGCCGCCAATGCCAACTACTTCACGGAAGAGGTCCGTCGCGAGATCACGGAACGCTACGGTGAGAAGAAGCTCTATGAGGGCGGGCTCTCCGTGCGCGCCACCCTCGATCCGAAGATGCAGGCCTGGGCGCGCAAGGCACTCGTGGATGGCCTGATCCGTTACGATCAATCTCACGGATGGCGGGGAGCTCAGGCGAAGGTCGATCTCGTCGGCCGCGATTGGGGTCTCGCCGTGGCCGAAGTGCCGGGCCTCGGTGACGTCCAACCTTGGCGCCTCGCCGTCGTCCTGAGCACGACGGGAGGCGTGGCTCAGATCGGCTTGCAGCCCCGCCGCGAGGCATCCGGTCAAGTCTCGAAGGAGCGTGAGACCGGCACTATCGCCGCCGACGGTACTCGCTGGACCGGACGCTCGCCATCGGCAGCGCTCAATGCCGGCGATGTCATCTATGTCGAGGCCATTGACGGGGGGCGCGGACAGTACCGGCTGCGCCAGCGTCCGGAGGTCTCCGGCGCCATCGTCGCCATGGATCCCTATACCGGACGCGTCCACGCCATGGTCGGGGGATTCTCCTATGACGAGAGCCAGTTCAACCGTGCGACGCAGGCCCAGCGTCAGCCGGGCTCGTCATTCAAGCCGATCGTCTATTCGGCCGCCCTCGACAACGGTTACACGCCCTCATCGATCGTACAGGACTCGCCGATCACCATTGAGGCCGGTCCCGGCCAGGAAGCGTGGTCTCCGTCGAACTACGACGGCAAGGCGGGTGGCCCGCACACGCTCCGCTACGGGATCGAGCATTCGAAGAACCTGATGACCGTGCGGCTGGCCAAGGATGTCGGCATGCCGCTCATCGCCGAATACGCCCGCCGCTTCGGTGTCTACGACGATATGCTCCCGGTCCTGCCCATGTCGCTCGGGGCGGGCGAAACGACCGTCATGCGCATGGTCACCGCCTATTCCATGCTCGCCAATGGCGGCCGCCGTATTCGCCCGACCCTCATCGACCGCATCCAGGATCGTGTTGGCGAAACCATCTACAAGCATGACAACCGCAAGTGTCTCGGCTGCGACGCTGAAAAGTGGTCCGGCCAGGACGAGCCGAAGCTGGTGGATGATTCGGAGCAGGTCCTCGATCCACTTACTGCCTACCAGATGGTCTCGATCATGGAAGGCGTCGTCCAGCGCGGCACCGCGACATTGCTGAAGCAGATCGGCAAGCCCCTCGCCGGCAAGACCGGCACGACGAATGACGCCAAGGACGCGTGGTTCGTCGGCTTCTCGCCGGACCTCGCGGTCGGGGTCTATATCGGCTTCGACAAGCCGCGCTCGCTCGGCGACCGCGCCACAGGTGGCGGTCTCGCGGCGCCTGTCGCCCTCGACTTCCTGAAACAGGCTCTCAAGGACAAGCCGCCGACACCGTTCCGTGTGCCGCCCGGCATCAAGCTGATCCGCGTCAACGTCGCCTCCGGCATGCGCGCCGGCTCCGGCGAAGGCTCCGGTACGATCTTAGAGGCGTTCAAGCCAGGCACCGCCCCGCCTGACGCTTACGTCGCGGCGCCCGCAGCTCCCGCCGCCGTACCGGCGGACGCCGACCGTGCCGCCCAGGCTGGTGGATTGTACTGAGAGGGAGCTCTGCAGGTATCCCATCGCGGGTCATCGGGCGCTGTCGCGCTCGATGACCCGGGCGCCGCAGGAAGCCGAATCGTTCATGGAGCCGTTGACCAGGAAGCGAGACCCCGTCCCCGGCTTTGGGCTCTATACGAATCCGGGGGTCTCCGGGGTGACGGGAGCGCCCTCCTCAAAAGGAAGCCCGCACGCCTCCGAAGAAGCTGCGACCGACGCCGGGGTAGAAGGCGGTCGGATTGCCGCCCATCGTTACTGCATTGTTCACCACCGCCACGTCAGAGACGTAACGTGTATCGGCGAGATTGCGGGCGTCGAGGAACACCGACACCCCGTTCGAGAAGTCGATGCCGGTTTGGACGTTGACCAGGGCGTAGCCGGGCACCCGCAGAGTGTTGGCGTGATCCGAAAAGGCGCCTTGCGGGACCCAATCCACTGAGGGGCTGAGGTGGAAGCCGCTCGGGTGGGTGTAAGTGACTACGCTGCGCAGCACGTCCCGCGGGATGCCGGCGATTTGATTGTCGCTAAAGACCGGATCGCCGACGAAGCGAAAGTCGTTGTGCGTCCAGACCTGCGACGCCGAGATTTGGTCGCCGACTCCGGTCAGGTCACGGATAAGGTCGAGGGAAACGGCCGCCTCGACGCCCTGATGGATCGTGCGCGGCGAATTGAAGGTCGCCGCAGGGATATTGCGACCCGGATCGACAGAAAAGTTGATGAGCTCGTCCCGGACTTCCGAGCGATAGAGCGTCATGTCCCATGCGAGCCGCTCAAGGCGGCCACGTGTACCAGCCTCGTAGGTCCAGGCCCGCTGGGCCTGAAGTGGCACGAATTGCGTCGTCGTACCAATCGTTTGGGTCAGGTCGGTGAAGTCCGGCACGTCGCGGGAGCGGGCGACGTCGGCGAAAACTTGGATGTCGGGTAGCGGTTGCCAGATCAGGCCGAGCTTTGGGTTGATCCCCTGATAGGTCCGGTTGTCGAATTTCACCGCCGGGTTTGGGCCGAAGCCGCCCTTGTCGCTATAGGTCCGGTTCGAGGAGAACGCCTTCGCCCCTGTCATCAGGGCGACATCCGGAAGGAACCAGAACCGGTTCTCGCCATAGGCCTCGTAATTCGATGAGCTCTGCAGCGCGTTCAAGGTCTGCGCGCCGCGCTGTCCGGCGACGTTTTGGAACTGCAGCGCCGAGTTCTGGCCGGCGAAGGCACGTAGGCCGAGGATCGTGTCGTTGCGGTATCCGCCGATGTCGAACGTGCCGGCCCAATGCGGGGAGATGCCGTAGGTCCAGCCGTCTTGGTCGATGACCTGAAAGATCGGGTGATAAAGCGATTTGTGAATCGCCCAGGTATCGATGTCGAGCTTGCCCACATCGAGGGCGAACGAGGTCCGGTTGGCGACCCGCTCAGCCTCGACCTTTCGTGATTGATTACCCGAAATGGCGCTTGGATTGGCCATGGTCGGGTTGGTGAGCGCGTTGAAGAGTGTGAGCGTTCCGGGCAGCTTCTGATCGGTGAGATAGATGCCGACGTAGAACCGCGTCTCGACACCGGGTGCGAGCTGGGAGCCGACATTGGCATTGAAATTCTGGGTCCGCTGGGTTTCGTGATCGCGAAAACCATCGGAATTGGTCAGCGTGCCACTCACGAGGAAATCGGCCGGGCCGGAGATCCGCGAGAACTGGAAGTGCTCGCGGATCGTGCCGAAGCTGCCGCCATCGACGCGCAGGGTGTTTGGCGCGAAGGCCGTCTGCGCGGTGGGCGTGACAAAGTCGATCGCGCCGCCCAGGGTGGTCGCACCGAAGGTGAGCGCGTTGCCGCCCTTATAAACCTCGACCAAGCGCAGAGCGAGCGGATCGATCTGGTAGAAGTCGCCGCTGCCGTCCGCTGAGTTCACCGGGATGCCATCCTGCAGCAGTTCCAATCCACGCAGATGGAAACCGCGCGAAATGCCCGAGCCGCGCACCGACAGGCGCATTTCCTGACCGTAGCGCTGCTGCACGAACACGCCGGGCGTGTCCTTCAGGACGTCGCGTAGGGTATTGGCGTAGCGATTCTGGAAGTCCTTGGCATCGACGAAAGCCACCGAACCGACAGTGGCGTTCACCGCATTCCGCTGTGCGGCAACGCTCGGTACTGTAAGTGAACCGGACATTGCCCCTTGGACGCTGAGTTCGGGCAGTTCTGCATTCGCCACGCCCTGAGCGAAGGCGGATGTGGAGGAGAGGAGGATGAGCGCGAACGCCCCCGGAAGACGTGACGACGGCATGGCAGGAAGCTCCGGATCCCGCGCCCTGAAACACTCCGCCGGATCGAGGCAGAGGAGCGGCGGGTCCTGAAAGAGAAAGGGAGTGCGCGCTCGGCGGAACCGCCAAAGCGCGAAGCCGGTCCGAAATCGGACGCTCAGTGCTGGTGTTGTCCGGCCGCCGGCTCGCCCGCTGCGGACGCGTTCGGTGCCCTGGCGCCAATGGGCGCGACGGCGAAGGTGACCGGTACTGTGCCCGCGCGCTCGAACACCAAATTCCCCGAGATCGATTCGCCGACTTTTGGCGATGCCTTCAGCCCCTCGAACATCAGGTGATAGCTGCCGGGCTTCAACTCCACGGTCTCGCCGGGCTTGAGCAGGAGTCCACCTTCCAACACGGCCATCTTCATCACCCCGCCATCCATCGTCATGGAATGGATAGACCCGGATGCAGCGACGGGGATGGAGGCGGAGATCAACTTGTCCGCCTGTCTGCCGGTATTGCTGATTCGGACATATCCACCAGCCACGGTGGCGCCGCCGGGAGTGGCGCGCATCCACGGCGTATCGATGGTGAGATCGCCGGCCTTGATCTGGCCCGAGGGGGATGACGCCGCGCGCGACGGTGCCAGGGCCTGAGCCGCGACGATGGTGACGCCCGGTGCGGGGGATTTCAGCGCATGGGCGTACTGCCCCGGCGCGGGAATGTCGCTCCAGCGATGATTGCCATTCGTGCAATCCTGCTCGACCGGGAAGTACACGGTCTCGCCGGGCACGAACGCATCGGAGATGCGGGCAAGGAAGGTGAACTCGTCGACCTGATCGTCCGGCAATTGGCCACCACTCCAGGTGATGGTCTTCACCCCTTTGGAAATGTCGCCGTGATAATAGGAATAGGGCTTGGCGTAGGGTCCTATTTCCGTTGTCACCGTCCAGCCCGGCTTCGGCATCGGCTTAGCGCCGATCACACCCTCAGGAATCGTGACGCTCACCCGATTGGTCGGTTCGCCGTTGCACCCATGGGTGACTTGGACCGCGCCGCGATAGCTCGCGTTCGGGCTTGCCTCCTTCCGCTCCATCGTGGCGTGAGAGAAGGCAGCGCCGGTAGGGATGGTAACGAGGAGCGCCGCGGCAAGCTCCGACCACAAGATCCGTTTCATGATGAATGTCCGTGTCTGAAGGAATCGAGGCATCGAATCGCTTCAGGCGGCGGGCGGACCTCGCGGATGGGGAAGAGAACCCGGTGGCCCGCGTGCACCGAGGTAGGCTACGTCGCGCCAGACCAGATGGATGACGGACGGGGCCGGCCAGACGATCGCGCTGGACGCGAGCACCGGTTGATCAGCCAAGACGGTCGCGACTGCCGACGTGCAACAAAGCTTGTGACCGACGTGGGACGAACCGTCTGGCTGCCGCGCGGCGAATTCGCCGTCCATCAGGCCGGAACAGATCGGATCGGCGTGACCAGCCGCGGGCAGCGGCATCAGGGTCGCGAGGAAGATTTGCAGCACGAACGCATAGAGCGCGATCACCGCCGTGATCACGCGCCCGCCGCCCGCCGCTGAATCTCCCGACATCATGCATTCAGCGCTTACCCCAACGGACATAATCCCGCCATACCGTCGACGGGGCGTGGCTCAATGATGTTGCATGTGCGCTGCAGTACAGGACAAGCCGAGATTTCATCAGACGGCGCCACATTCTAGCCCGGACCGCATGACTTCTTAACCGTGCCCCGACACGTTCGCGGCACAGGACTTTCGGTGGCCGTTCTCAATCACGGCCATGCCCCGACGGCCTCGTGCCGCTTCACAGGTCAGATCAGAGTTTCCGTCCGATGCTGAAACAGGCTTACCCCATCCGCTCATTGGGTCTCGCACTCCTTGCCGGTGTCGCCGCCTTCGCCCAAACCGCCTCGGCACGGGAACAAGCCGGTTTCGCCCAGGCCGAATGGGCGCAGGATTACGCTGCGCCTTCGACGATGCAGGTGCAGCGTTCCTCTACGCCGATCCTGTCGCCGCAGACGATTGCGGCCACGGAACAGATGGTCGAGCGCTACAAGGACATCGTGGCGCGCGGCGGCTGGAGACCGGTCTCCGGCGCCGAGCGCCTGCGCATCGGCGGGAAGGGGCCGGCAGTGGCGGCGCTGCGCCAGCGCCTCACGGTGACGGGAGACCTCGACTCCGCCTCAGGTGGATCGAACGTCTACGATTCCTATGTGGCCGCCGGCGTGAAGCGCTTCCAGGCTCGGCATGGCTTGAGTCAGACCGGCTCCATGAGCCCGGCCACCCAGCAAGCCATGAACGTCTCGGCCGACATTCGCCTGAAGCAGCTTGAGGTGAATGCCGTCCGCCTGCGCTCGTATTCGGGCAACCTCGGCAACCGCTTCGTCATCACCAACATTCCCGCCGCCCTGGTCCAGACAGTGGAGAATGGCCAGGTCGTGACCCTGCACGCCGCCGGCGTCGGCAAGATCGATCGCCAATCGCCGATCATGAACACCAAGGCGACGCAGATCAATTTCAACCCCTTCTGGACGGTTCCGGCTTCCATTGTGAAGAAGGACCTCATTCCCAAGATGCAGAAGGACCCGAACTACCTCACCGAGAACAAGATCCGCATCTTCACCGGCGAGACGGAGATTTCGCCGGCCTCTGTGAATTGGAATTCGGACGAGGGCACGCGCTACCGCTACCGTCAAGATTCGGGGGCCGACTTCAACTCGATGGGCATCGTGCGCATCAATATCCCGAACCCCCACGGCGTGTTCATGCACGATACGAACTCCAAGGGCGTGTACGGCGACGACTTCCGCTTCATCTCCTCGGGCTGCGTCCGTGTGCAGAACGTGCGTGAGTACATCACATGGCTCCTCAAGGACACGCCCGGCTGGGGCCGCGACCAGGTCGAGCAGGCCATCGAGAGCGGCAAGCGCGTCGACGCAACCCTGAGCACCCCCGTGCCGGTTTACTGGACCTACATCACCGCTTGGGCGACCCCGGACGGCTCGGTGCAGTTCCGCGACGATATCTACAAGCGCGACGGCGTGAACGTTCCTTCGACCCTCTCGGCCCCGACTCCCGTGGCCAGCGCCGAGCAGGTACCAAGCTTCGAGCCGGGCGACGAGGAGAACTGATTTCTGGAAGCGACAATCGCAGCCGGAACATGGGCGAGATTCGGCATCGGGTCTCGCCCAAGTCGTCATGGAGGGAGCAAACCGATCATCCGAGCGTTGCGAGGCGTTCTTCGCCTTCTGCGGCGTACAGCGTGGTTCAGGCCGCCACGAGGATGGAGCGGATGCAGTTGGTACGAGATCCTTTCAGCTAGAGAAACGACCGGACCGTCCCACCATTCGCGGATGATCGCCCGATCATCATTTTCGACGGGCATTGTGCGCTTTGTGTCGGCTGGATCCGCTTCATCAAGCAGCTCGATCACGCCAAACGACTCCGCTTCCTGCCGGCTCAGTCAGCACTGGGACGAGCACTCTACGCACATTACGGCCTCGATACCGATAGATTGAAGACGAACATCCTGCTGTCCGAGGGACGGGCTTGGTTCAAGCTGAAGGGATCGATACGGATGGCCAGAAGTCTCGGCTTTCCCTGGTCCTTGGCTGCGATGCTGCTGCTCATTCCGTCGCGCGGACAGTCGGCATTGTACGATCTCATAGCCAAGAGCCGCTTCGTGCTATTCGGGCGGGAAGACCTCTGCCATAGGCCTGCCCCTACCGACGCGGATCGTTTCCTGGCCTGAATGGCCGACACTGGCTCGGCGAGCACCAGATCTCCCTTACCAGGAGCCGGCGCGGTTGCTTCCACGCTCGAGCGCGAAATCTGCGACGCAAAGCTGCAGGCCGCGACTTGGCTGTCCCTGCAACGCCGTATGCCCCCTGGCATTCACCATCGTGAATACCGAATGCACAGAAATTTTTTTGGCCGAGGCTACAAATTAGCTGTGCTTGGCCTCGCTCGCCGGCCCGTGTAGTAAATTGCATATCGAGCGTCCGCCTGCTTAACGCCAGCGGATAACGGACGCCTTCGCCCGTTCAACAATCGAGGCTTTCCATGAGCGCCGGTACCGCTGCCGACAAGCACTTCTCGAATTCCTTTTTCAATGCGTCCCTGGCCGACGCCGATCCGGAAGTGGCCAAGGCCGTCAGCCAGGAACTCGGCCGGCAGCAGCACGAGATCGAGCTGATCGCCTCCGAGAACATCGTCTCCAGGGCTGTGCTGGAGGCCCAGGGGTCGGTCCTCACCAACAAGTACGCGGAAGGCTATCCCGGCCGTCGCTATTATGGTGGCTGTCAGTTCGTCGACATCGCCGAGAACCTCGCCATCGAGCGCGCCAAGCGCCTGTTCGATTGTGGCTTCGCCAATGTGCAGCCGAATTCGGGCAGCCAGGCGAACCAGGGCGTGTTTATGGCCCTCATGCAGCCGGGCGACACCTTCCTCGGCCTCGATCTCGCCGCCGGCGGCCACCTCACCCACGGCGCTCCCCCGAACGTCTCGGGAAAGTGGTTCAAGCCGGTCTCCTACACCGTGCGCCGCGATGACCAGCGCATCGACATGGAGCAGGTCGAGGCACTCGCACACGAGCACAAGCCCAAGGTGATCATCGCCGGCGGCTCGGGCTATCCGCGCCACTGGGACTTCGCCAAGTTCCGTGAGATCGCCGATGCCGTCGGCGCCTACTTCTTCGTCGACATGGCCCATTTCGCGGGCCTCGTGGCGGCTGGCGTCCACCCGTCGCCGTTCCCGCACGCCCACGTGGCCACCACCACCACCCACAAGACTCTGCGCGGCCCGCGCGGCGGTATGATCCTGACCAACGACGAGGCGCTCGCCAAGAAGTTCAACTCGGCGATCTTCCCTGGCCTCCAGGGCGGTCCGCTCATGCACGTCATCGCCGGCAAGGCCGTTGCTTTTGGTGAAGCGCTTAAGCCCGAGTTCAAGATCTACGCCAAGCAAGTCATCGAGAACGCCAAGGCCCTCGCCGACACTCTGATCACGGGCGGCTACGACATCACCTCGGGCGGAACCGACAACCACCTGATGCTTGTAGACCTTCAGAAGAAGGGTCTCACAGGCAAGGCGGCGGAGGCGGCCCTCAGCCGCGCCGACATCACCTGCAACAAGAACGGTGTCCCGTTCGATCCGCAGAAGCCCACCATCACCTCGGGCATCCGCCTCGGCACCCCGGCAGGCACCTCGCGCGGCTTCGGCGTCGCCGAGTTCAAGCAGATTGGCGGCTTCATCGTGGAAGTACTCGACGGTCTGGTGGCCAAGGGCGATGCGGGCGATCCGGCCATCGAGGCCGCGGTCAAGGATAAAGTCCACGCCCTGACCCACCGATTCCCGATCTACGGCTGAGATATTCGACGGCGGGTGCATCCGCCGTCACCGACATGATAGAGACGGCCGCGGATCACCATATCCGCGGCCGTTCTCGTTTCCTCACCAACCATGCAGGTATCCGCCCGATGCGGTGTCCCTATTGCGGCGGTCCCGACACCCAGGTGAAGGACTCGCGCCCCAGCGACGATTCTGCCGCGATTCGACGCCGTCGGGTCTGCCCGGATTGCGGAGGCCGCTTCACGACCTTCGAGCGGGTGCAGTTGCGCGAACTCACCGTGCTCAAGCGCTCGGGCAAGCGCGTCCCGTTCGATCGTGACAAGTTGCAGCGCTCCATCGGCGTGGCCCTGCGGAAGCGCCCTGTGGACCCGGAGCGGATCGAGCGACTGGTCAGCGGCATCACCCGGCAGCTGGAAAGCGGCGGCGAGGCCGAGATCGCCAGCGAGGCGATCGGCGAACTGGTGATGGAGGGGCTCAAAGGTCTCGACGACGTGGCCTATGTCCGCTTCGCCTCGGTGTACAAAAATTTCCGCGAGGCCAGCGATTTCAAGGCGTTGCTCGGCACCTTGGGGGAGACCTCCGGCATTGCGCCACTGCAGGTCGAAGAGGCGAGCGATGAAGCCCCTCTCAGTGAGGTCCTGCCCAGTGCAAGTCCGCCAACCAAACATCCGTCGAAACGCGCAACGCGGGTGCGGTCATGAATGCATCTGAGGCGAACACCGACCAAGATCGTTGCTTCATGCGACTCGCCCTGGCGACGGGCAGGCGAAATCTCGGGCGGACCTGGCCGAATCCGTCAGTCGGTGCGGTTGTGGTCGCGGGGGAGACGGGCAGAGAACGCGTTATTGCTCAGGGCGTGACGGCTCCAGGGGGGCGCCCGCATGCCGAGCCTCTCGTTCTCGCCCTGGCCGGCGAGGACGCGCGTGGGGCAACACTTTACGTCACGCTCGAACCCTGCTCACATCATGGAGCCACCCCTCCTTGCGTCGACGCCATCATCGCGTCGGGGATCACCCGCGTCGTCACTGCGATAGAGGATGCGGATTCCCGAGTAGCGGGTAGGGGCCATGCGCGCCTCGCCCAGGCGGGTATCGCCGTGACGCAGAATGTGCTCCGGCACGAGGCCGCAAGGGATCATCGCGGCCATTTCACCCGCGTCACGAAGGGGCGCCCTAGCCTGCATCTCAAGCTCGCCCGCACCCAGGACGGCTTTGCGTCTGGCGCGCCGGACGAGCGCCTGCGCATCACCGGTCCCATCGCCGATGGCGCGGTCCATCTGTGGCGCGCCCATGCCGACGCAATTCTCGTCGGGATTGGCACGGCAAGATTGGACGACCCATCGCTGACAGTACGGCTGCCCGGCCTGTCGCAGCGATCGCCGCTGCGCATTGTCCTTGATTCGATGCTGCGTCTGTCGCCGGCCTCGCATCTTGTGCGTAGTGCACGCGACATCCCGACTCTGGTGATGACGACACGGTCGGCCCCGATTCATGCCAAGCGGATGCTGGCATCCTTCGGCGTCGAGACGATCCAGGTCGCAGCGTGTTCGAGTGGCCGGATTGACCTGTCCGCCGCGCTCGCACGTCTGGCGGAACACGGACTGACACGAATCTGCTGCGAAGGCGGTCCGCACCTTGCCGATTCCCTGGCGGCCGCCGATCTGGTCGACGTCTGCACCCTCGTTACAGGCCCGCGCGCTATCGGTGGAGGAGGCCTGCCGGCCGTCGGTGAGGCGTTGAAGGCCCGCCTGCAAGAGTCCAGCTTCGGCGTCGCCGAGACTCGCGCGTTCGGACCGGACCAGTCTGTCACCTACGAACGGAGCGTCTAGATGTTCACCGGCCTCGTCAGCGATGTAGGAACGGTCCTCAGCGTCGAGGGGGATGAGCGTCTGCGCCGCATTCATATCCGATCCTCCTACGATCCCGCGACCATCGCGCTTGGTGCGTCGATTGCATGTTCCGGCCCCTGCCTCACCGTGGTGGCGATCGAGTCAGACCCCAGGGGCTGTATCTTTTCTGTCGATGCAGCCGCAGAAACTCTCGCGCGGACCACCGTCGTTGGCTGGGCTGAGGGCACGCGGCTCAACCTCGAACGTTCGCTGAAGATTGGCGATGAGCTCGGCGGCCATCTTGTCACCGGGCATGTGGACGGAGTGGCAGAGATCGTTGCCCGCGAGAGCGTGACCGGTGGCACCGGCGATCCACAATGGTCGCCGAGCGACCGTTTTCTTCTGCGCGGACCGTCGTCCGTGTCGCGCTTCATCGCGGAGAAGGGGTCGGTCTGCCTCGACGGCACGTCGCTGACCGTCAATTCCATCGATGGCGACCATTTTTCGGTCCTTCTCATCCCCCACACCCTGGAGGTGACGACCTGGGGTGAGCGCCGAATCGGCGACCGGCTGAATCTCGAGGTCGACCTCATCGCCCGCTACGCGGCCCGGCTGTTCGAGAAGCGTGCCTCATGATGCGCTATCTTGTGATACCGCACCCTTCGGTCTATCGCTCGCCGAGCGACCGCCAAGTCGCCGACCTACGTTCCTGACGCAGTCGGTCGCAAGATTTCGAACCGGGCCAACCCGGTCGTACTGGGTGGTGACGCCAACGATCCGCGCTCGAGGCTCACTCGTCACGTCGGTGCCGATGTCGCCCTCCGCCACTACAGACAAGGCCCACGATGGTTTCGCCTTCACCAGCCGCTCGCCCGGCCCCCCCCACGAACGTAAAGGGCGCGCGTGTCCTCGTGGTGGAAGCGCGCTACTACGACGACATATCCGATGAACTCCTCGCTGGCGCGCAGGGTGCGCTCGACGCGGCGGAAGCGGAGGGTGTCGTCGTAACAGTGCCGGGTGCTCTCGAGATTCCCGCAGCCATAGCGATCCTGGTGGAGGAGGCAGCTCGCGCGGGGCAGCCCTACGACGCCGCCGTCGCCCTTGGCTGCGTCATTCGTGGTGAAACCGGCCATTACGACATCGTGGCAACCGAGAGCGCGCGAGCACTCATGGATTTGTCGGTGATCGGGCGACTGCCCCTCGGAAACGGCATTCTGACGGTGGAAACGATGGAGCAGGCACTCGCCCGCGCTCGCGTTTCCGACCTGAACAAGGGTGCGGGCGCCGCGGATGCGGCCTTGGCCGTGCTGGCGCTGAAACGCGCTGCAGCCGCCGCACCCGTGGGAGAGGATTGAGAAGCCCATGGC
This region includes:
- the ribD gene encoding Riboflavin biosynthesis protein RibD → MNASEANTDQDRCFMRLALATGRRNLGRTWPNPSVGAVVVAGETGRERVIAQGVTAPGGRPHAEPLVLALAGEDARGATLYVTLEPCSHHGATPPCVDAIIASGITRVVTAIEDADSRVAGRGHARLAQAGIAVTQNVLRHEAARDHRGHFTRVTKGRPSLHLKLARTQDGFASGAPDERLRITGPIADGAVHLWRAHADAILVGIGTARLDDPSLTVRLPGLSQRSPLRIVLDSMLRLSPASHLVRSARDIPTLVMTTRSAPIHAKRMLASFGVETIQVAACSSGRIDLSAALARLAEHGLTRICCEGGPHLADSLAAADLVDVCTLVTGPRAIGGGGLPAVGEALKARLQESSFGVAETRAFGPDQSVTYERSV
- the mrcA_1 gene encoding Penicillin-binding protein 1A, coding for MRFILRFFGFLFSIGAMLFVLLSAAGAYFYYTYSQDLPDHAALANYEPPVMSRVHAADGSLLAEYANERRLYLPIQAMPKIVVAAFLSAEDKNFYKHGGIDPEGVVRAILTNAKSGKKQGASTITQQVAKNFLLTNEQTFDRKIKEALIALRIESAYSKDKILELYLNEIFLGTIVPGRNLHGVAAAALDYFGKSVHELTINEAAYLAALPKGPNNYHPYRQTQKALDRRNEIIGLMAVNGYITKEEGEAARKMPLGVNPRVAFANAANANYFTEEVRREITERYGEKKLYEGGLSVRATLDPKMQAWARKALVDGLIRYDQSHGWRGAQAKVDLVGRDWGLAVAEVPGLGDVQPWRLAVVLSTTGGVAQIGLQPRREASGQVSKERETGTIAADGTRWTGRSPSAALNAGDVIYVEAIDGGRGQYRLRQRPEVSGAIVAMDPYTGRVHAMVGGFSYDESQFNRATQAQRQPGSSFKPIVYSAALDNGYTPSSIVQDSPITIEAGPGQEAWSPSNYDGKAGGPHTLRYGIEHSKNLMTVRLAKDVGMPLIAEYARRFGVYDDMLPVLPMSLGAGETTVMRMVTAYSMLANGGRRIRPTLIDRIQDRVGETIYKHDNRKCLGCDAEKWSGQDEPKLVDDSEQVLDPLTAYQMVSIMEGVVQRGTATLLKQIGKPLAGKTGTTNDAKDAWFVGFSPDLAVGVYIGFDKPRSLGDRATGGGLAAPVALDFLKQALKDKPPTPFRVPPGIKLIRVNVASGMRAGSGEGSGTILEAFKPGTAPPDAYVAAPAAPAAVPADADRAAQAGGLY
- the nrdR gene encoding Transcriptional repressor NrdR, with amino-acid sequence MRCPYCGGPDTQVKDSRPSDDSAAIRRRRVCPDCGGRFTTFERVQLRELTVLKRSGKRVPFDRDKLQRSIGVALRKRPVDPERIERLVSGITRQLESGGEAEIASEAIGELVMEGLKGLDDVAYVRFASVYKNFREASDFKALLGTLGETSGIAPLQVEEASDEAPLSEVLPSASPPTKHPSKRATRVRS
- the fecA gene encoding Fe(3+) dicitrate transport protein FecA, with the protein product MPSSRLPGAFALILLSSTSAFAQGVANAELPELSVQGAMSGSLTVPSVAAQRNAVNATVGSVAFVDAKDFQNRYANTLRDVLKDTPGVFVQQRYGQEMRLSVRGSGISRGFHLRGLELLQDGIPVNSADGSGDFYQIDPLALRLVEVYKGGNALTFGATTLGGAIDFVTPTAQTAFAPNTLRVDGGSFGTIREHFQFSRISGPADFLVSGTLTNSDGFRDHETQRTQNFNANVGSQLAPGVETRFYVGIYLTDQKLPGTLTLFNALTNPTMANPSAISGNQSRKVEAERVANRTSFALDVGKLDIDTWAIHKSLYHPIFQVIDQDGWTYGISPHWAGTFDIGGYRNDTILGLRAFAGQNSALQFQNVAGQRGAQTLNALQSSSNYEAYGENRFWFLPDVALMTGAKAFSSNRTYSDKGGFGPNPAVKFDNRTYQGINPKLGLIWQPLPDIQVFADVARSRDVPDFTDLTQTIGTTTQFVPLQAQRAWTYEAGTRGRLERLAWDMTLYRSEVRDELINFSVDPGRNIPAATFNSPRTIHQGVEAAVSLDLIRDLTGVGDQISASQVWTHNDFRFVGDPVFSDNQIAGIPRDVLRSVVTYTHPSGFHLSPSVDWVPQGAFSDHANTLRVPGYALVNVQTGIDFSNGVSVFLDARNLADTRYVSDVAVVNNAVTMGGNPTAFYPGVGRSFFGGVRASF
- the glyA2 gene encoding Serine hydroxymethyltransferase 2, encoding MSAGTAADKHFSNSFFNASLADADPEVAKAVSQELGRQQHEIELIASENIVSRAVLEAQGSVLTNKYAEGYPGRRYYGGCQFVDIAENLAIERAKRLFDCGFANVQPNSGSQANQGVFMALMQPGDTFLGLDLAAGGHLTHGAPPNVSGKWFKPVSYTVRRDDQRIDMEQVEALAHEHKPKVIIAGGSGYPRHWDFAKFREIADAVGAYFFVDMAHFAGLVAAGVHPSPFPHAHVATTTTHKTLRGPRGGMILTNDEALAKKFNSAIFPGLQGGPLMHVIAGKAVAFGEALKPEFKIYAKQVIENAKALADTLITGGYDITSGGTDNHLMLVDLQKKGLTGKAAEAALSRADITCNKNGVPFDPQKPTITSGIRLGTPAGTSRGFGVAEFKQIGGFIVEVLDGLVAKGDAGDPAIEAAVKDKVHALTHRFPIYG